One genomic window of Corallococcus caeni includes the following:
- a CDS encoding antibiotic biosynthesis monooxygenase family protein: MIAVIFEVWAHEEHRQRYLDLAAELRPLLAGIDGFISIERFQSLSAPGKLVSLSYWRDEAAVAEWRRLEAHREAQREGREGVFSDYRLRVAHVVRDYGLKDRAAVPADSRTVHG, translated from the coding sequence ATGATTGCCGTTATTTTCGAGGTCTGGGCACACGAGGAGCATCGGCAGCGGTACCTGGACCTCGCGGCGGAGCTGCGGCCGCTACTGGCAGGCATTGATGGCTTCATCTCCATCGAGCGGTTCCAGAGCTTGAGCGCGCCAGGAAAGTTGGTGTCGCTCTCCTACTGGCGCGACGAGGCGGCGGTGGCGGAATGGCGGCGGCTGGAGGCCCACCGTGAAGCCCAGCGCGAGGGCCGCGAAGGCGTGTTCAGTGACTACCGCCTGCGCGTGGCGCACGTCGTGAGGGACTACGGCCTGAAGGACCGGGCGGCCGTGCCCGCTGACAGTCGCACCGTGCACGGCTGA
- the proC gene encoding pyrroline-5-carboxylate reductase, which produces MASHPVPAPVALLGGGKLAEAIIQGLLRSGHARPSDLRVTVRRPERGEELRSRYGVNVLTDNAQAVRGAAVVLLVVRQAQMRDLMALIAPALEAGQAVVSLSADVRLAQLEAALPLSVSVLRAMPHTPVRVGAGVTPLTPGTRVTEAARRATESLFAATGRPLWVSEEALTVCTGVSGTGPAYVFRFVEALAQAAMAHGMDAAEAAELARGTLIGAAKLLAEPDASTPRLIAEVATPGGITEAGLKTLEAQGLSRVVGEAVSVAIQRTRERADASAAAYVTPK; this is translated from the coding sequence ATGGCCTCCCATCCCGTTCCCGCACCCGTCGCCCTCCTCGGAGGCGGCAAGCTCGCCGAAGCCATCATCCAGGGGCTGCTGCGCTCCGGCCACGCGCGCCCGTCCGACCTCCGCGTCACCGTTCGCCGGCCCGAGCGCGGCGAGGAGCTGCGCTCCCGCTACGGCGTGAACGTCCTCACGGACAACGCGCAGGCTGTGCGAGGCGCGGCGGTGGTCCTGCTGGTCGTCCGACAGGCGCAGATGCGCGACCTGATGGCGCTCATCGCCCCTGCCCTGGAGGCGGGGCAGGCGGTGGTGTCGCTGTCCGCGGACGTGCGGCTCGCGCAGTTGGAGGCGGCGCTGCCCCTCAGCGTCTCCGTGCTCCGCGCCATGCCCCACACGCCCGTGCGCGTGGGCGCGGGGGTGACGCCCCTGACGCCCGGGACGCGGGTGACGGAGGCCGCGCGGCGGGCCACGGAGTCCCTCTTCGCGGCGACAGGCCGCCCGCTGTGGGTGTCCGAGGAAGCGCTCACGGTGTGCACCGGCGTGTCCGGCACGGGCCCCGCGTATGTCTTCCGGTTCGTGGAGGCGCTGGCCCAGGCCGCGATGGCGCACGGGATGGACGCGGCGGAGGCAGCGGAGCTCGCGCGGGGAACGCTCATCGGCGCGGCGAAGCTGCTGGCCGAACCGGACGCCTCCACGCCACGGCTCATCGCGGAGGTGGCGACCCCGGGTGGCATCACCGAGGCGGGGCTGAAGACGCTGGAAGCCCAGGGCCTCTCCCGCGTCGTGGGTGAGGCGGTGTCCGTCGCCATCCAGCGCACGCGGGAGCGCGCGGACGCCTCCGCCGCGGCCTACGTCACGCCGAAGTGA
- a CDS encoding ArsR/SmtB family transcription factor: protein MDRTMNAGPDLTTLAGAVGDATRIRMLELLMEGRSLVAKELAFGTGVSPATATAHLQRLEQARLVRSTKQGRNKVFRLATPTVARMVEALMTVAVRGPRASATPEPLRAARYCYDHLAGRLGMGITDALLRAGHLSLRRHAFALTPSGEAWFQDFGIDLEPVREQRRHFAHRCLDWSERRDHLAGALGAALASRVFSLGWVERQPDSRGLIVTPGGQRGLKRHFGVT, encoded by the coding sequence ATGGACCGAACGATGAATGCAGGGCCGGACCTCACGACGCTGGCGGGAGCCGTGGGGGACGCCACGCGGATCCGGATGCTGGAGCTGCTCATGGAGGGACGTTCGCTCGTCGCCAAGGAGCTCGCGTTCGGCACGGGCGTCAGCCCCGCGACGGCGACCGCGCACCTCCAGCGGTTGGAGCAGGCCCGACTGGTCCGCTCCACGAAGCAGGGCCGCAACAAGGTGTTCCGCCTGGCCACGCCCACCGTGGCGCGCATGGTGGAGGCGTTGATGACCGTGGCGGTCCGGGGACCCCGTGCGTCAGCGACCCCGGAGCCCCTGCGGGCCGCGCGCTACTGCTACGACCACCTGGCGGGGCGGTTGGGCATGGGCATCACCGACGCGCTGCTCCGGGCCGGGCACCTGTCCCTCCGCCGCCACGCCTTCGCGCTCACCCCGAGCGGCGAGGCCTGGTTCCAGGACTTCGGCATCGACCTGGAGCCCGTGCGTGAGCAGCGGCGCCACTTCGCCCACCGCTGCCTGGATTGGAGCGAGCGGCGCGACCACCTCGCGGGGGCGCTGGGCGCGGCGCTCGCCTCCCGGGTGTTCTCGCTGGGGTGGGTGGAGCGTCAGCCCGACTCCCGAGGCCTCATCGTCACGCCTGGAGGCCAGCGGGGGCTCAAGCGTCACTTCGGCGTGACGTAG
- a CDS encoding cytochrome P450, translated as MTPPTDPYQAVTHPDPYPYYTELRTPGGLHRIRGFAPWIAADAATVRAVLTSEHCRVRPSAEPVPPQLVGSAAGALFGRLVRMNDGGPYPAVKQTLSRALPEALREVETESRRQAERLFAEPSLSRLPDAALQLPVFVLATLLGFPEDTLEATVRDVESYVRSVAGPTVSSEGAARLNERVAACFQATPRTAFTARLMSGPGAEELRVPNAVGLLTQAYEATAGLLGATLRAIAREPALREQLSRGECTLDDVVQEAVRYESPVQNTRRFTHAAATVAGQELEAGATVVVVLAAANRDPLENPRPDAFLPRRVGRQTFTFGLGAHACPGPLLATAMATAAAEHVLATGLDLSPLSGAVTWRASTNTRVLGGL; from the coding sequence ATGACACCGCCCACCGACCCGTATCAGGCCGTCACCCACCCCGACCCCTACCCGTACTACACGGAGCTTCGCACCCCAGGCGGACTGCACCGCATCCGCGGGTTCGCGCCATGGATCGCGGCGGACGCGGCCACCGTGCGCGCAGTGCTCACGAGCGAGCACTGCCGGGTCCGGCCGAGCGCGGAGCCCGTGCCTCCGCAGCTGGTGGGTAGCGCCGCGGGGGCCCTCTTCGGACGGCTGGTGCGCATGAACGACGGAGGCCCCTACCCCGCCGTGAAGCAGACCCTGTCGCGCGCGCTGCCGGAGGCGCTGCGGGAGGTGGAGACGGAGAGCCGGCGCCAGGCGGAACGGCTGTTCGCTGAGCCCTCCCTGTCGCGGCTGCCGGACGCGGCGCTTCAGCTCCCCGTGTTCGTGCTGGCGACACTGCTGGGCTTCCCGGAAGACACGCTGGAGGCGACCGTGCGGGACGTGGAGTCTTATGTCCGCTCGGTCGCCGGGCCCACGGTGAGCAGCGAGGGCGCGGCGAGGCTGAACGAGCGCGTGGCGGCCTGCTTCCAGGCCACACCGAGGACCGCGTTCACGGCCCGGCTCATGTCGGGCCCTGGCGCGGAGGAACTGCGCGTCCCCAACGCCGTGGGCCTGCTAACCCAGGCGTATGAAGCGACGGCCGGGCTCCTGGGGGCGACTCTGCGGGCCATCGCTCGGGAGCCCGCGCTGCGGGAACAGCTCTCCCGGGGCGAGTGCACGCTCGACGACGTGGTCCAGGAGGCGGTTCGTTACGAGTCGCCGGTCCAGAACACGCGGCGCTTTACCCATGCGGCGGCGACCGTCGCGGGGCAGGAGCTGGAAGCCGGTGCGACCGTGGTCGTCGTGCTCGCCGCCGCGAACCGGGATCCGCTGGAGAATCCGCGGCCCGACGCCTTCCTGCCCCGGCGCGTGGGTCGTCAGACCTTCACCTTCGGCCTGGGCGCGCATGCCTGTCCGGGGCCGCTGCTGGCGACGGCGATGGCCACGGCGGCGGCGGAGCACGTGCTCGCGACCGGACTGGACCTGTCACCGCTGTCGGGCGCCGTCACCTGGCGTGCATCCACCAACACCCGCGTCCTGGGAGGACTGTGA
- a CDS encoding diacylglycerol/lipid kinase family protein has protein sequence MKTFLVVNPRSANGQTGKRWVEISALVGKVLGEFGHGFTSGGMDAARLARQAIDDGFECIVAVGGDGTLNEVTNGFFRDGQVINPQATLALLPRGTGGDFRRTFGWDLELTSALERLRTEKTEPFDVGRLEFIDNDGNPATRFFANIASFGVSAVVAREVNQGSKALGGNLSFMWGTVKGLLKYQERQVRLTVDGGPPETVSVTAVAVANGRYFGSGMFVAPDAVTHDGLFDVTIWSNYGLSDFVLKSKGVYNGDHVTWKGTRRLRCRTIHAESEDGDVFLDVDGETPGRLPCTMTMLPGAIRLKV, from the coding sequence ATGAAGACGTTCCTCGTGGTCAACCCGCGCAGCGCCAACGGGCAGACGGGGAAGCGCTGGGTGGAGATCTCCGCGCTGGTGGGCAAGGTGCTCGGTGAGTTCGGGCACGGCTTCACCAGCGGCGGCATGGATGCGGCGCGTCTGGCGCGGCAGGCCATCGACGACGGTTTTGAGTGCATCGTCGCGGTGGGCGGCGACGGCACCCTCAACGAGGTCACCAACGGCTTCTTCCGCGACGGGCAGGTCATCAACCCGCAGGCCACGCTGGCCCTGCTGCCCCGGGGTACCGGCGGCGACTTCCGCCGCACCTTCGGGTGGGACCTGGAGCTGACGTCCGCGCTGGAGCGGCTGCGCACGGAGAAGACGGAGCCCTTCGACGTGGGGCGGCTGGAGTTCATCGACAACGACGGCAACCCGGCCACGCGCTTCTTCGCCAACATCGCCTCGTTCGGCGTGAGCGCGGTGGTGGCCCGCGAGGTGAACCAGGGCAGCAAGGCGCTGGGCGGCAACCTGAGCTTCATGTGGGGCACCGTGAAGGGCCTCCTGAAGTACCAGGAGCGGCAGGTGCGCCTCACGGTGGATGGTGGCCCCCCGGAGACGGTGAGCGTCACCGCGGTGGCCGTGGCCAACGGCCGCTACTTCGGCAGCGGCATGTTCGTCGCGCCCGATGCGGTGACGCACGACGGCCTCTTCGACGTCACCATCTGGTCCAACTACGGCCTGTCCGACTTCGTCCTCAAGTCCAAGGGCGTCTACAACGGCGACCACGTCACCTGGAAGGGCACGCGGCGGCTGCGCTGCCGCACCATCCACGCGGAGTCGGAGGACGGCGACGTGTTCCTGGACGTGGACGGCGAGACGCCGGGCCGGCTGCCCTGCACCATGACGATGTTGCCCGGCGCCATCCGCCTCAAGGTCTAG
- a CDS encoding Fic family protein — translation MKAPASTEQLAPHREATRALDWALPALRADLAAAARQPFRETGAQEDFLLRHDAPAHESQGPARTERFERALGRVRRLADAGEPLTFPRMVEVQSELLGGPTGFRTGDAFAWGGAHRYAHVPGLEAAFREKVEADAREERHPVAHATRLYLDLCFFHPFPDGNARAARLWLEYMLRRGRLPTPPLAPVVLWPKHPGDAVNYTRLARLLARSIAGPDAPCRNEVPE, via the coding sequence GTGAAAGCCCCCGCCTCCACCGAGCAGCTCGCGCCCCACCGGGAGGCCACGCGCGCCCTGGACTGGGCGCTGCCCGCGCTCCGGGCGGACCTGGCGGCGGCGGCGAGGCAGCCCTTCCGGGAGACGGGCGCCCAGGAGGACTTCCTCCTCCGCCATGACGCACCGGCCCATGAATCCCAGGGGCCGGCGCGGACGGAGCGCTTCGAGCGGGCCCTGGGCCGGGTGCGGCGGCTCGCGGACGCGGGCGAGCCGCTGACCTTCCCCCGGATGGTGGAGGTCCAGTCGGAGCTGCTGGGCGGACCCACGGGCTTCCGCACCGGGGACGCCTTCGCGTGGGGTGGCGCGCACCGCTACGCGCACGTGCCCGGCCTGGAGGCGGCCTTCCGCGAGAAGGTGGAGGCGGACGCGCGGGAGGAACGCCATCCGGTGGCGCATGCCACGCGGTTGTACCTGGACCTGTGTTTCTTCCACCCCTTCCCGGACGGCAACGCCCGCGCGGCGCGGCTGTGGTTGGAATACATGCTGCGCCGGGGCCGGCTGCCCACGCCGCCGCTGGCGCCCGTGGTGCTGTGGCCCAAGCATCCGGGGGACGCGGTGAACTACACGCGGCTGGCAAGGCTGCTGGCCCGGAGCATCGCGGGGCCGGACGCCCCGTGCCGCAACGAGGTGCCCGAATGA
- a CDS encoding CheR family methyltransferase has protein sequence MSLLADDFAYLRQRVLRRSGLVLEPDMHALVETRLMSLLREERLPDISALVARLRSQPESSPLHQRLAEALANHETAFFRDAPVFDALRSTVLPALLAKRSRTRTLRIWCAACAYGQEPYSIAMTLAEAGLLITGWTVRILATDFSTRALVRASEARYDAQEIHRGLTPELRQRYFRPERDGWRLNEQVRRPVELRPLNLMDDFPPEAPVDLVFLRNVMIYWDVPTRRAVLARVRRMLQADGYLVLGAAEASPLVEDGFTRHLIGQTSWYRPTPAPHASASAPVEDAPCPPRSGARP, from the coding sequence ATGTCCCTGCTTGCCGACGACTTCGCGTACCTGCGGCAGCGCGTGCTGCGCCGCTCCGGGCTCGTGCTGGAGCCCGACATGCACGCGCTGGTGGAGACGCGGCTCATGTCGCTCCTGCGCGAGGAGCGGCTGCCGGACATCTCCGCCCTGGTCGCGCGGCTGCGCTCACAGCCGGAGAGCAGCCCGCTCCACCAGCGGCTGGCGGAGGCGCTGGCCAACCACGAGACGGCCTTCTTCCGCGACGCGCCCGTGTTCGACGCCCTGCGCTCCACGGTCCTGCCCGCCCTGCTGGCGAAGCGCTCCCGCACGCGCACGCTGCGCATCTGGTGCGCGGCGTGCGCCTACGGCCAGGAGCCCTACAGCATCGCGATGACGCTGGCGGAGGCCGGGCTGCTGATCACCGGCTGGACGGTGCGCATCCTCGCCACCGACTTCTCCACGCGCGCGCTCGTGCGCGCCAGCGAGGCCCGCTACGACGCGCAGGAGATCCACCGGGGCCTGACGCCGGAGCTGCGCCAGCGCTACTTCCGCCCGGAGCGCGACGGGTGGCGGCTGAACGAACAGGTGCGCAGGCCGGTGGAGCTGCGGCCGCTCAACCTCATGGACGACTTCCCACCGGAGGCGCCGGTGGACCTCGTCTTCCTTCGCAACGTGATGATCTACTGGGACGTGCCCACCCGCCGCGCGGTGCTCGCCCGCGTGCGGCGGATGCTCCAGGCGGATGGCTACCTGGTGCTGGGCGCCGCGGAGGCCTCACCCCTGGTGGAGGACGGCTTCACGCGGCACCTGATTGGACAGACCAGCTGGTACCGCCCCACACCCGCGCCCCACGCCAGCGCGAGCGCGCCGGTGGAGGACGCGCCGTGCCCGCCCCGCTCCGGCGCTAGACCTTGA
- the cheB gene encoding chemotaxis-specific protein-glutamate methyltransferase CheB — protein MNPIRVLVVDDAAVVRRQVSLLLDADPGLEVVATAPNGRIALAKVEQFQPDVVLLDLEMPELDGLETLKLLRQRAPDLPVVMFSALTERAGMLTLEALALGARDYVTKPTSAGGMNVTVEAVRDELVRKLKALNVRPASATMAPFPVTRAPQPRPLVPARVEAIVIGASTGGPGALVRVVSALPADLPVPVLVVQHMPPLFTRLLAERLQGVSPLCVREAVTGASVRAGSVWVAPGDFHLAVCRDATGVRLLTHQGPAENACRPAVDLLFRSAAEVYGAGVLAVVLTGMGQDGLRGCRKVSEAGGQVVVQDQASCVIGSMPGAVEQAGLADAVVPLDALALELVRRVDPRGRRT, from the coding sequence ATGAACCCCATCCGGGTCCTGGTGGTGGACGACGCGGCCGTGGTGCGGCGGCAGGTGTCACTGCTGCTGGACGCGGATCCAGGCCTGGAGGTCGTCGCCACCGCGCCCAACGGCCGCATCGCGCTGGCGAAGGTGGAGCAGTTCCAGCCGGACGTGGTGCTGCTGGACCTGGAGATGCCGGAGCTGGACGGGCTGGAGACGCTGAAGCTCCTGCGCCAGCGCGCCCCGGACCTGCCCGTGGTGATGTTCAGCGCGCTCACCGAACGCGCCGGCATGCTGACCCTGGAGGCGCTCGCGCTGGGAGCCCGCGACTACGTGACGAAGCCCACGTCCGCGGGCGGAATGAACGTCACGGTGGAGGCCGTGCGGGACGAGCTGGTGCGCAAGCTCAAGGCGCTCAACGTTCGCCCCGCTTCCGCCACGATGGCGCCGTTCCCCGTGACGCGCGCACCCCAGCCCCGGCCGCTGGTGCCCGCGCGGGTGGAGGCCATCGTCATCGGCGCGTCCACGGGAGGCCCGGGCGCGCTGGTGCGCGTGGTGTCCGCGCTGCCAGCGGACCTCCCGGTGCCGGTGCTCGTCGTGCAGCACATGCCGCCCCTCTTCACGCGGCTGCTCGCGGAGCGGTTGCAGGGCGTGAGCCCGCTCTGCGTGCGCGAGGCCGTGACGGGTGCGTCCGTGCGGGCCGGCTCGGTGTGGGTGGCCCCCGGGGACTTCCACCTGGCCGTGTGCCGGGACGCGACGGGCGTGCGGCTGCTCACGCACCAGGGGCCGGCGGAGAACGCGTGCCGTCCGGCGGTGGACCTGCTCTTCCGCTCGGCGGCGGAGGTGTACGGCGCGGGGGTGCTGGCGGTGGTGCTCACCGGCATGGGCCAGGACGGGCTGCGCGGCTGCCGCAAGGTGAGCGAGGCGGGCGGTCAGGTGGTGGTGCAGGACCAGGCCAGCTGCGTCATCGGCAGCATGCCGGGCGCGGTGGAGCAGGCGGGGCTCGCGGACGCGGTGGTGCCCCTGGACGCCCTGGCCCTGGAGCTGGTGCGGCGCGTGGATCCACGCGGACGGAGGACCTGA
- a CDS encoding DUF481 domain-containing protein, translating to MGFLKRGGWVVLVVLLHASGAVAQIVNVQALFDEKAELGPAAAIELGGDWRTGSTQLFSIRGSLVGQLRSEREVWLGVIRGEYSFASGERIVSQVLEHVRYRRQFSDLVSGEAFAQHEYNEFRRLQLRILLGAGPRFVLVNEEATGLTFGVALMLEHERLRKDGEPDAGDRYTDPRVSSYLLGRVRLMQNIQLVETVYFQPRVTRPSDLRVLNETLFAVTPNPRVTVGIGFNLTYDSAPPATVPPLDTQLRTTVGVKL from the coding sequence ATGGGTTTCCTGAAGCGAGGTGGGTGGGTGGTGCTGGTGGTGCTGCTCCACGCGAGCGGCGCGGTGGCACAGATCGTCAACGTGCAGGCGCTCTTCGACGAGAAGGCGGAGCTGGGGCCGGCCGCGGCCATCGAGCTGGGCGGCGACTGGCGCACGGGCAGCACGCAGCTGTTCTCGATTCGCGGCTCGCTGGTGGGTCAGCTGCGCTCGGAGCGCGAGGTCTGGCTGGGCGTCATCCGGGGTGAGTACTCGTTCGCCAGCGGCGAGCGGATCGTCAGCCAGGTGCTGGAGCACGTGCGCTACCGGCGCCAGTTCAGCGACCTGGTGTCGGGCGAGGCCTTCGCGCAGCACGAGTACAACGAGTTCCGCCGGCTCCAGCTCCGGATCCTGCTGGGCGCGGGTCCCCGCTTCGTGCTGGTCAATGAGGAGGCCACGGGGCTCACCTTCGGCGTGGCGCTGATGCTGGAGCACGAGCGGCTGCGCAAGGATGGCGAGCCGGACGCGGGAGACCGCTACACGGATCCACGCGTGTCCAGCTATCTGCTGGGACGGGTGAGGCTGATGCAGAACATCCAGCTGGTGGAGACGGTCTACTTCCAGCCGCGCGTCACCCGCCCCTCCGACCTGCGCGTGCTCAACGAGACGTTGTTCGCGGTGACGCCCAACCCCCGGGTCACGGTGGGCATCGGCTTCAACCTCACCTACGACAGCGCGCCGCCCGCGACGGTGCCGCCGCTGGACACGCAGCTGCGGACCACCGTGGGCGTGAAGCTGTAG
- a CDS encoding antibiotic biosynthesis monooxygenase family protein, translating into MVTIGMNYEVREGKAEAFERKFALVLEAMRMLPAHAHTELFKSVGAPGRYLIVSEWHSREGFDAFVASEAFHRVTDWGASAILASRPRHEVYGDAASSAPAGRCPVAHAVR; encoded by the coding sequence ATGGTCACCATCGGCATGAACTACGAGGTGCGTGAGGGCAAGGCGGAGGCCTTCGAGCGGAAGTTCGCGCTCGTCCTGGAGGCGATGCGGATGCTGCCGGCGCACGCGCACACGGAGCTGTTCAAGAGCGTGGGGGCACCGGGGCGCTACCTCATCGTCTCCGAGTGGCACAGCCGCGAGGGCTTCGACGCCTTCGTCGCGTCCGAGGCCTTCCACCGCGTGACGGACTGGGGCGCAAGCGCCATCCTCGCGAGCCGGCCACGCCACGAGGTGTATGGCGATGCGGCCTCCAGCGCCCCCGCGGGCCGCTGCCCGGTCGCGCACGCGGTCCGGTGA
- a CDS encoding PhzF family phenazine biosynthesis protein yields MQVHIIDAFTRTAGAGNRAGVVLDASALDVPTMQRTAAAVSASETAFLLSRPGDATVRLRYFTPVDEIPFCGHATVATFHLLAEKGLLKSPGTYTLECPGGTFAIELEPQGGRGTRVWITTPQPPVQPNPVALEALMATLGGTAAQVDPSLPVIRQGHRLVVPLLRLADLEALTPRGAAMNALLMPHGLRGVYLFTREAKEEGSVAQARYFVPGFGILEDPVTGSAAGPLAAYLAEHGSLRLPAEGGTVASRIEQGDTLGKPGRIDIQVAGRPGHIERARVGGVALTVMDATLLA; encoded by the coding sequence ATGCAGGTCCACATCATCGATGCCTTCACCCGCACCGCCGGTGCAGGAAATCGCGCGGGCGTGGTGCTCGACGCCTCGGCGCTGGACGTCCCCACGATGCAGCGGACCGCCGCGGCCGTCAGCGCGTCGGAGACCGCCTTCCTCCTGTCCCGGCCCGGCGACGCCACCGTGCGCCTGCGCTACTTCACGCCCGTGGATGAGATCCCCTTCTGTGGCCACGCCACCGTGGCCACCTTCCACCTGCTCGCGGAGAAGGGGCTGCTGAAGAGCCCGGGGACGTACACGCTGGAGTGCCCCGGCGGCACGTTCGCCATCGAGCTGGAGCCCCAGGGCGGCCGTGGGACTCGCGTGTGGATCACCACGCCCCAGCCGCCGGTGCAGCCCAACCCCGTGGCGCTGGAGGCGCTGATGGCGACGCTCGGCGGGACGGCCGCGCAGGTGGACCCGTCGCTGCCGGTGATCCGCCAGGGCCACCGGCTGGTGGTGCCGCTCCTGCGGCTCGCGGACCTGGAGGCCCTGACGCCGCGAGGCGCCGCGATGAACGCGCTGCTGATGCCGCACGGCTTGCGAGGCGTCTACCTCTTCACCCGTGAGGCGAAGGAGGAGGGGAGCGTGGCCCAGGCGCGCTACTTCGTCCCGGGGTTCGGCATCCTGGAGGATCCGGTGACGGGCTCCGCCGCGGGGCCGCTGGCGGCGTACCTCGCCGAGCACGGGAGCCTTCGCCTGCCAGCGGAAGGCGGCACGGTGGCGAGCCGCATCGAGCAGGGCGACACGCTGGGCAAGCCGGGCCGCATCGACATCCAGGTCGCCGGGCGGCCGGGCCACATCGAGCGCGCCCGCGTGGGCGGCGTTGCGCTGACCGTGATGGACGCCACGCTGCTCGCGTAG
- a CDS encoding Hsp20/alpha crystallin family protein, translated as MATANKNPGAQGGPSSPPGVKNAQPDVQGGGLQAQEPRTGAGITRRESLAQALGREAIPASPFGLLRRMLEDMDQLVTGFGGRGLGLRGGLLEEGLWSPQVDVLERNGNLIVKADLPGMKQEDIHVELLKDLLVIEGERSFEVEEEEEAEGVWSLERGSGSFRRVIPIPEDIDLETVQANFENGVLEISLKLPEQVIQGKRIEVKGGSSEKARLKPGKPIH; from the coding sequence ATGGCAACCGCGAACAAGAACCCGGGGGCCCAGGGGGGGCCTTCTTCCCCGCCCGGCGTGAAGAACGCCCAGCCCGACGTGCAGGGCGGCGGCTTGCAGGCCCAGGAGCCCAGGACGGGCGCTGGCATCACCCGCCGCGAGTCCCTTGCACAGGCCCTCGGCCGTGAGGCCATTCCCGCGAGCCCGTTCGGATTGCTGCGGCGGATGCTGGAGGACATGGACCAGCTCGTCACCGGCTTCGGAGGCCGGGGCCTCGGCCTCCGCGGTGGCCTGCTGGAGGAAGGCCTCTGGTCGCCGCAGGTGGACGTGCTGGAGCGGAACGGCAACCTCATCGTGAAGGCGGACCTGCCGGGCATGAAGCAGGAGGACATCCACGTCGAGCTGCTGAAGGACCTGCTCGTGATTGAAGGCGAGCGCAGCTTCGAGGTGGAGGAGGAAGAGGAGGCCGAAGGGGTCTGGAGCCTGGAGCGCGGCAGCGGCTCCTTCCGCCGCGTCATCCCGATTCCGGAAGACATCGACCTGGAGACGGTGCAGGCGAACTTCGAGAACGGCGTGCTGGAGATCTCCCTGAAGCTCCCGGAGCAGGTGATCCAGGGCAAGCGCATCGAGGTGAAGGGCGGCTCGAGCGAGAAGGCCCGGCTGAAGCCTGGGAAGCCCATCCACTGA